From the Kallotenue papyrolyticum genome, the window TGGCGGCGCGCGGCCAGGTGCAGCTCGGCGTTACTGGCCAGTGCGGCGCAGCCCACTGCGCGGCGCTGCCCGTTGATCGCTTCGAGCGCTTCACGTTCCGCGGCGCTCCAGCTCTGCTCCGTTGCCGTGCTGTTGACGATCTGCGGCAAAAACAGCTTACGACTGCCAGAGATCTCGGCGAACGCCGTGTCGCTTCCGACATGGGGGAGTCCCAGCCCCAGGGCCAGACTCAGTCCCAGGGCGGCAACCAGGCCGGCGTGAGCAGATCGACACATGGCGATTGCTCCTTTCTCCGGTTTGTTGGGTGTCAGTGTACCAGGCTACGCGCATGGCGCAAGCGCTCCGGCGTTCCTGTCTGCGTCAGGCAGAAGGGCTAGCCTATCTCGGACCGGATGGGGGAGGGGCTAGCGGTGGCGTGGCGTTCGGGCGAGCGCACCAGATCGACCAGCGCGCGCGTTTCGCGCGTTGGGGCGCTGGTGAGCTGGCTGACCAGCCAGGTGACGAGCAGGTTGATCGGCAGGCCCCAAATGCCGGCGGCGCGATCGCCGATGCCTAGCACGGCCAGATCGGGATCGAGCAGCGTTGTCAGCATATAGCTCAGCGTCACCGCCAGGCCGGCCAGCATGCCGGCAACCGCGCCTTTGCCGTTGGCGCGCTTCCAGAAGATGCCCAGCACCAGCGCCGGAAAGAGCGTGGCCGTCGCCAGGCTGAAAGCCCAGGCCACCATCTGCTCGATGATCCCCAGGCGGCGCAGCGCGGTGAGGGCCGCCAGCGTAGCGGCCAGCAGCACCATGCTGCGTCCCAGCAGCAGCCGCCGGCGCGCGCTGGCGCGCGGGTTGTAGGTGCGGTAGTAGAGATCGTGCGCCACCGCCGCGGCGATGACCATCAACAGGCCGTCGGCGGTGGAGAGCGCCGCGGCCAGGCCTCCTACCGCCACCAGCGCGGTGATGGTGTGGGGCAGCTCGCCCATCTGCGGCGCGGCCAGCACGATCACCCCCTCGCGGATCTCCAGTTCGTCGGGCTGCACGCGGCCATCACGGTTGCGATCCTCCACGCGCAGGTAGCCGACGCGCTCCCAGTGGCCGATCCAGGCCGGCAGCTCGCTCAGGCGCCGGCCGATCACATCGGTGAGCATCTCGCGGCGGGCAAAGGCGGCATAGGCCGGGATGGCGCTGTACAGTAGCACAATCGTAAGAATGCCCCAACTGACGCTGCGCCGCGTCGCGCCGACGCTGGGCGTAGTCAGGCAGCGCGCCAGCAGATGTGGCAGGCCGGCGGTGCCCATCATCAGACACAGCGCCAGCGCGATGAAGTTGGCGCGCGTCCAGTCGTTGAAGGGCGCGACATACGCGTCGCTCAGGCCCAGGCGCCCTTCCAGCGCGGCGATCTCGTTCAGCGCGCGGCCATAGGTCAGTTGTGGCAGCGGCATGCCGGTGATGCGGTGGGCCAGCCAGGTAACCGGCACCAGGTAGGCGATCAGGAGGATGATACACTGCGCCACCTGCGTCCAGGTGATGGCGCGCATGCCGCCCCAGAAGGAGCAGAACAGCACCGCCGAAAGCCCGACCAGCACGCCCAGCAGGTAGCGTACGTCCAGGAACTGACTCATGATGATCCCGACGCCGGTGACCTGCGCGGTCAGGTAGGTGAAGCTGATCACAATCGACAGGATCGCGGCGACGATGCGCGCCTGCGGTCCATAGCGCGCGCCGATAAAGTCGGGCACGGTGTACTGTCCGAAGCGGCGCAGATAGGGTGCGATCAACACGGCCAGCAGCACGTAGCCGCCGGTCCAGCCCATGACGTAGGCCAGCCCTTCGTAGCCCAGGCGCCACAGCGTGCCGGCCAGCGCCACAAAGGTGGCCGCGCTCATCCAATCTGCGCCGATCGCCAGGCCGTTGATGAGGGGCGGTACGCGTCGTCCGGCGACGTAGTATTCGGCCAGGGTATGCGAGCGGCTGCGCAGGCCGATGACGGCATAGGTCAGCAGCGTCACCAGCAGCAGCAGCCAGCTACTGGCCTGCGGTGGCAGCCAGCCCCACGTTTCCAGCAGCACCAGCGCGATCAACAGACCGCCGAAGGCCAGTGTCAGCCCGACCAGCCGCCGCCAGTTGGTCACGCTGTGGCGCGACTGGTCACCGGCGTCGTAGCGCCGGTCCAGTCGTGCCGCCAACCGATCGTAGCCGATGATCAGCAACACAAAGATCGCCAGCGCGCCTTGGGCGCTCAAGAGGTAGCCTAGTGGAAAGCCGGCCAGCCGGACGCGGTTGAGCGGTGCGGCGAACAGCGGCGGCAGCAGCACGGTCGCGCCCCAGATCAGCAGCAGCGCGGCGCTCAGCGTGATCTGCGCGCGCCAGTAGCGGCGCAGACGCTCCGGCGGCAGGGGCAGCTCTTCCTGCGGCGCTGCGCCGGCGGCGCGCGGCAGGATCGGCACGGGCAGAAATACCCGGCTCGCGCTTGGTCGCAGTGCAGTGTCGCCCAGCTCATCCGAACGGCGCGTATCGATCAGCGGAAACAACCAGTTCAGCAGCAGCAGCCCCGCCGTGACCGTGGCGCCGATCAGCAGGATCAGCATGAACAGCCCTTCGCCGCTCATGCCACCGTCACCAGGACATCGTCGGTCACCAGCGCCGGCAGCGTCAGATGAAAGGCTGCGCCGGTGCCCGGCCCATCGCTTTCGGCCCAGATCTCGCCGCCGTGGGCGTGCACCAGGTGGCGTGCGATCGTCAGCCCGATGCCGGTGCCGCCGCTGGAGCGCGTGCGCGATTTGTCCACACGGTAGAAGCGTTCGAAGAGATGGGGTAGATGCTCCGGAGCGATGCCGATGCCCGTGTCGCGCACCGTGATCTGCACCGCGCCTTCAAGTGGCCGCGCGCTGATCGTGATCGTGCCCCCGACGGGGGTGTAGCGCAGGGCATTGCCCAGCAGGTTGAGCAGAATCTGCGAGAGACGGTCGGGATCGGCCCAGATCGGCGGCAGGTCGCGCGGCAGATCGACCACCAGCCGCAGGTGCTGCGCCTCGCATAGCGGCATGATCTGCTCACTCACCGCCGTGACGACATCGGCCAGGGCCAGCATGCGTGGTCGCACCTGGATCTCGCCGGCTTCGATGCGCGACAGCAGCGCCAGTTCGTTGACCAGCCGTTGCAGGCGCGCCGATTCGCGCAGCACCAGCGAGTAGGTGCGCGGACCGGGCTGGATCATGCCGTCGAGCAGGCCCTCCATGTAGCCTTCGATAGTGGTGAGCGGTGTGCGCAGCTCGTGGGCCACGTCGGCGATCAGCGCCATGCGGCGGCGTTCGGTATGCTCCAGGGCTTCGGCCAGTTGGTTGATGCTGCGGCTCAGCTCGGCCAGCTCATCGTCCGAGGGCAGCACTGTGCGCTCGTGGTAGGAGCCCTGCGCCATGCGCCGGCTGACCTGTGAGATCACCTGCAGCGGCTGCACGATGCGGTGCGACACAAACAGGCTGACGATCACCGCCGCGCCCAACGCGGCAAAGGCGGCGACCAGCAGCGATTGTTCCAGGATGGACTGGAAGGCAGCGGCGTTGGGTGCATGTGCTGGTGGCGCCTCATCCAGCGCCAATGGTTGACCGGAGAGCGTTGCGTCGGGCGGGGCAAAGCTGGTGCTCGCCAGAAAGCGCGCCGTGAGCAGCAGCACAACCACGGCGATCACGATGATCAACAGATGCGAGATGAACAGCTTCCAGCGCAGGGTGCGCAACACGTTCATAGGCGGCCCTGGAGTGGTGGCTGGGTTAAAAGATAGTATAGCAGAGGCGCAAAGCCTCAGGGAGCGCTGGCGCCGGGCTCAGGGCACGCCGGCGCGGGCGTATGCTTGGACGGCCCAGTAGATCGCTTTGGGTGTGCCATCGGCGGCGACGAAGTTGTAGTTGTCGTGGTAGGTGTGCGTGATGGGGCCGCGGAACTGCCACAGACAGACGGCCATGACGTCGTCCCAGGCTGCGGCCAGGCGGTAGGCATCCACCGTCCAACGCAGCCGATCGGCGGGGCTGACCGCGCCATGCCAGCGCGGGTGGTCGTTCCAGCCGCCCTCGGTGATCACCAGCGGTTGGGCCAGGCCGCGCGCGCGCAGCAGATCGCGATAGACCTCTACGCGGCGGAAGTTGACGCGATCGGGGTGGGGCGGCTCGTCCGCGGGCGCCTGCGCGCCATAGGCATGCACCGCCAGCACATCAAAGGGCGCGCCGGCGTCCAGCATGGCGCGCAGATAGGCCAGATCATCCATGCGCGTGCCGGGGACATCCGCGCCGGGCGAGAGCGCGCCGGCGGCGATCAGCATGGTGGGATTGGCCTGTTTGACCGCCGGATAGACGCGCTTGAGCAGCGCGGCATAGGCCTGCGGGTCGGGCGGACGCGAGCCCCATTCAAAGACCAGGTTGGGCTCGTTCCAGATCACGATCATGGGTACCTGGTCGCGGTAGCGTGCGGCGAAGGCGGCGGCATAGCGCGCAAAATCGTCGTAGTGCGGCGGATCGAGGAAGCGATCGGTGCTGCGGCGCGGACGCGCCCAGGCCGGTACGATGTCCAACCGCGCGATGATCTGCAGCCCTTGCCGGCGCGCGTGCGCCACCAGCAGGTCCGCGCCGCGCCAGTCGAAGGAGCGGCGACCACGGGGCTGCACATAGGCCCACGGAAACAGATCGACAACCCAGGCCGCGCCCATCTCGCGCACCTGCGACAGCTCACGCTGCAGCAGCGCTTCGTCCTCGGTGCCGCTCAGGCGCAGGTGCACCCCGATCTTGGGATTGGCGGTGACGACCTGCTGCTGGGGACCGAGCCGTGGCGGCGGGTAGGTGCGCGGCGTCAGCAGCTGCGCAGCGCCGGTCACCAGCGCGCACGCGATCAGTATGGCACGCCAGACACGCATGGCTCTATCCTACCATGCTGCGCGTGCGGCGCAGGCGTATCCCTGGGCCATGGGCGTCGTTCATCTTCATTGAAGGGCATTCAAGGGCGCGTTGCTGCCCACCACTGGGGGCTGGTGCGGCCAACACCAACGGCCAGCGGGGGATAGCCCGATTAGCCTATTGATTCGCGCAACCGATAGGCCTAAACTCAAGCAGCGGACGACCAAGCAACGAGGGAGGACGGTTGGTCATGAGCACCTTTTCCCTGCGCGAATTTACCCCATCAACGTCGGCGAGCGCGTCGACGGGTCCGGCCGTGCTACAGCTTCCGCCTGAGCCGGCCACGCTGGCGCAGACCGGCCTGACGATGGGCTTTTTGGCGGAGCTGGCCTTGAAACACATCTACTTCGCCGGCGTGCTGGCCGGTCAGCAACTGGCCGAAGCGCTGCATCTGCCCTTTCTGGGCGTAGTGGACGAGGTGCTGAACTTCCTCAAAGAGGAAGAATATGTGGACATCATGGGCGCGCAGGGCGGCTTCTACGAGCGCTCCTTCCAGTACGTGATCACCGCCAAAGGCCGCGAAAAGGTACACGAGGTGCTGGATCGCTCGCAGTATGCCGGGCCTGCGCCGGTGCCGCTGCAGGCCTACATCGAGGCGGTCAAGCGCCAGTCGATCGGCCAGATGGTGATCGACCAGCAGACCATCCGCCGCGCCTTCGAGGGCCTGGTGATCAGCGACAAACTGCTGGACCAGATCGGGCCGGCGGCCAACTCAGCGCGCTCGCTGTTTCTGTACGGCCCGCCCGGCAACGGCAAAACCACCATCGCTGAGGGCATTGCGCGCATCATGCAGGGCCAGGTGATCGTGCCCTATGCCGTGGAAGTCGATGGCCAGGTGATCAAGGTCTTCGATCCGCTCAATCACCAGCCCATCCCCCAGCCCGCATCCGCGCCCGCAGCGAGCGGTGTGCTGCTCGATCCGCTGGTTAACGAGGCCCAGCCGCGCGTCGATAGCCGCTGGGTGCTGTGCCGCCGGCCGGTGGTGGTCGTCGGCGGCGAGCTGATCCTGCAGCAACTCGAACTGATCTTCGATCCGGTAGCCAAGGTCTATGAAGCGCCCTACCAGATGAAGGCCAATGGCGGCGTGTTCCTGATCGACGACTTCGGTCGCCAGCAGTGCCGTCCGCAGGACCTCCTCAACCGCTGGATCGTGCCGCTGGAGAAGCGTGTGGACTACTTGGCGCTTCAGACCGGCAAGAAGCTGGAGATCCCCTTCGATGTGCTGATCATCTTTTCCACCAACCTCGATCCCAAGCAGTTGGTGGATGATGCCTTTCTGCGCCGCATCCGCCATAAGATCGAGGTGCCCAATCCATCACCGGCGGAGTACCGTGAAATCTTCCGCCTGGTATGCAAAAGCAAGAACATCCCCTACAGCGACGAGGGTCTGCGCTACCTGCTACAGGAGCACTACATCAAGGTGGGCCGCGAACTGCGCTGCTGCCACCCGCGCGACCTGTGCGATCAGATCCTCGATGAGGCGCGCTACCGCTCGATCCCTCCGCAGATGACCAAGGAACTGATCGACCGCGCCTGTAGTGCCTACTTCGTCAAACTCTGAGCGCCATCCCGGGCGCAGTGCTGGATGGCTGCGCCCTTTGGCCTGCTGGTCGCGCGCCGATCTGCCCATGCGTGGACAGACCTTGTGGGTCTGGTTGCGCGCGGCGTGGCGTGCGACGATCCCCCCAGCAGCGCCGCGCGTCTGGCGCTGGCCGCCTGGCGCTGCCAGGCTGTGCGCCCGCGATCGTTGAGTACCTGGGAGTTGTTGCCATGTCCTTGCTGAAGCGTCTTGGTTCCGAATCCGCAGCGACGGTGAGTCCTCCCGCGCCGACGCCGGTAGCTTCCCCAGCAGCCGCGCCGCCGGCGCCACCGGCGACACCCGTGGCCGGCCCGGTGGTGAGTGGCCCCAGCGAGACGGCCAGCCGCGCCCGCATGCTGGAACTATCGCTGGCGCTGACCGACCGCATTCTGGCCTCGTTCGGCTCGCAGACGCAACTAGAGCGCACGCCCGAAACCGAGCGCCTGATTCAGGAGCGCTTCGCCGTTCTGTACCGTCAAACCGGCGCCAACCTGTCGCAGGAGCAGATCAAAGCGCTCTACGGCATGGTGCTGACCGAGATCTTCGGCTTCGGGCCGATCCAGGCCCTGCTCGACGACGACACCATCACCGAAGTGATGGTCAACGGTCCGCATCGCGTGTACATCGAGCGCAAGGGCAAGGTCGAGCTGAGCGATGTACAGTTCCTCAACGACGACCATGTGCTCAAGATCATCGACCGCATCATCCGCCCGCTGGGCCGGCGCATCGATCGCAAGTGGCCGATGGTGGACGCGCGCCTGCCCGACGGTTCGCGCGTCAACGCGATCATCCCGCCCTGCGCCATCGACGGGCCGTCGATCACCATCCGCAAGTTCAGCAAGACCAAACTACAGGTCGAAGACCTAATTCGCTTCGGCTCGATGACGCAGGAGATGGCCGAGTTTCTGCGTGCCTGCGTTGTCTCCAAGCTCAACATCGTCGTGTCGGGCGGCACCGGCTCCGGTAAGACCACGCTGCTCAACGTGCTGAGCAACTTCATCCCGCCCGAAGACCGCATCGTGACGATCGAGGACTCGGCCGAGCTGAAGCTGGCGCAGGATCACGTGGTGCGCTTGGAGGCCAAGCCCGCCGACCTGGACGGCACCGGCCGCGTGGCGATCCGCGATCTGGTGATCAACGCGCTGCGTATGCGTCCCGAGCGCGTCGTGATTGGCGAGTGCCGCGGCGGCGAAGCGCTGGATATGCTCCAGGCGATGAACACCGGCCACGACGGCTCGTTGACCACGCTGCACGCCAACTCGCCGCGCGACGCGATCGCGCGCATGGAGACGATGTGTATGATGGCCGGCATGGATCTGCCGGTGGCGGTGATCCGCGAGCAGATCGCCTCGGCGATCGACCTGATCGTGCAGCAGACGCGTCTGCGCGACGGCTCGCGCAAGATCAGCGCCATCACCGAGGTCCAGGGCATGGAGAGCGGCACGGTCGTGTTGCAGGACATCTTCGTGCTCGAAGAAAAGGGCCTGACGCCCGATGGTCGCGTGATTGCCGAGCTGCGGCCTACCGGCGTGCGGCCCAAGTTCACGCCGCGCCTGGAAGCCAACGGCTTCAAGCTGCCGCCGTCGATCTTCGGCGCGGTGCTGCCAGGGCGGCGCTAGCGCATGCCGGTGGGGATGCGCCGCGCATCCCCACCGCGGGGGCGTGATGGCGGGAGGATGTGTGGCGAGGCAGGCTCCCAGCAGGCCGCCGGCTGCGCCGCAGGACGCGGCTGCCCCGGCCCGTGCCGAAGGGGCATGGTATAATCCGCCGCAGCAAGCGACGGACAGAAGCGTGACAACCATTCCCCGCAAAATCGGCAACTACCAGCTCGAGCACGAACTCGGACGGGGCGCAACCAGCGTCGTCTGGCTGGGCCGCCACCGCTTTCTGCATGAGCGCGCCGTAGCGGTCAAGCTGTTGCTGAGCCACGACGAGGAGAGCGTGCTGCGCTTCTCGCGCGAAGCCGAGATCACCAGCCAGTTGCGCCACCCGCACATCATCGAAATCTTCGACCATGCTACGCCCGAGACCGGCTTTCCCTATACGGTGATGGAACTGATCGGGGGCGGCTCGCTGCGCGATCGCGTCGAAAAAGTGGGCCGCCTGCCGTTGCGCGAGGCGATCACTATCTTTCGGCAGATCGGCTCGGCGCTCGACTATGCCCACAGCCGCGGCATTGTGCACCGCGATGTGTCGCCCGGCAACATCCTGCTCGACGCGACCGGCAACCGCGCCGTGCTAACCGATTTCGGCATTGCGCGCGTGCCGAACCAGCGCCACACCAGCACCGACCTGATCATGGGCACGCCCGGCTTCTTCTCGCCGGAGCATGCCCAGTCGGCGACAGCGGTCACGCCGCTCTCCGATCTGTTCAGCCTGGGCGTGATCCTCTACTACATGCTCACCGGCGAGCTGCCCTGGGAGACGCCGCCGCAGCATCCCGACTATCGCTTCGATGACGTGCTGTCGCTGGCCTACCGCGGCGTGGAGCTGCCGCTGGAGGTCGAGCGCATTGTCCAGACCATGCTGGCGCGCGATCCACGCAAGCGCTTTCCCAGTGCCGGCGCGGCGTTACAGGCGTTGGAACGGGCACTGGCGCGCGCGGGCATCATGCTGGAGGATCAGCCGCTGGCGCTGTCGGAGGAGATGGCGGTGCGCGCGATCAACACTGCGCCCGGCTTCCAAAGCCGTGGATTGATCGAGAGCGAGGTCGAGCAAGTGCTGGCGGTCGATCTGCTGCGCGAGCCGTTCGAGCGCGCGCGCGAGCGGGCCGAAGCTCTGCGCGATCCCCTGCGTATCGCCCAGCTCCTCGACGCCTGGAGTCGCCAGGGCGGACGGCTGGAGTTTCGGCGTGCCCACTTGGGGCGCATCGTCAACCTGCGCCGGGTGGAAAGCCGAAATGTCTATTTCTACCGCTTGGATGTGGTACTGGAAACGCGCAGTCAGCCGCAGGAGGTCGAGGAGCCGGATGCGGATGCGCCCGAACTGCCGGTGCGCCGCGAGACGCCGCTGTGGCAGGTCCAGCTTCCGCCGCCAACCGAGTTCAAAGACGATCCGGGACGCGCCGAGATTGTGCCTGGTTCCGAGCGGGTGATCATCTGTCCGCGCTGCGAGGGCGGTGGCTATGAGCTGTGTCCGGAGTGCAAGGGCGCGCGGCGCGTGTTGGTCAGCCGACCGGTGACGATGGGCGAGGGTGATGGTGTGGCACTGCACGCGCAGCAGGCCGGGCCGTCGGCTGTGGACGCTGCCACGACGCAGGTACGCCAGGTGCTGGTGCCCTGTACTGCCTGCACCGGCACAGGACAGCTCACCTGCTCGCGCTGCCACGGCGCCGGACGCCTGGTGCAGCGCAAGGCTTTTGAATGGCGTCGGCGCGCCGCTAGTTTCTCCAGCCACGACGACCTGCCGCATCTGGACGAGGCGCGTCTCCGCAACCAGGTCAGGTTGACCGAGATCTACCACGAGCGGCGGCAGGGTGGGTGGAAGCGCGAATGGCTGGCCGTGCCGGGCCTCAAAAGCCTGATCGAGAGGGTGCAGCAGGAACAGGACGCCCACACGCAGGTGGTGCTCTGCGAAGTGGCGATCCAGATGATTCCGTACACCGAGGTGTACGTCGATCTGGGCCACAACGAGGTAGCCGTTGAGGGCGAGGCCCCCGACCGTCGCGGTGACGACACCGTCCACTTGGTGCAGATCTACGGCTTCGAGAACCACATCAACGTTGGCCCCTTCGCCTACGACGGGCCGCGCAAGCTGCTCTTCATCTGGAGTGCGTTTGCCACGCTCGCCGCGCTGTTGCTGCTGCTGGCGGCCCTGGCCCCGCTGTTGCTCTGAAGCTGCTCCTGACGATACTCGCGCTCCTGGCGCGTGGTATGCTACACCACAGAAGCATGGCGTGAGCAAGATGTTGATGGAACGGTACACAGCGCTGGCAGCGGGGTTGGTGCGGCGTGCCAGAGTTCGTGGCTGGAGCTGGCCGGGCCGTTGGCCGCGGCTGGAGGCAGCAATCGCCGCCGGTGCAATCTGCGGGGTGGGCGCGCGCTACCTCCTGGGCACGCTGATCGGCGGGCTGTGGAGTGGGCGTCTGCCACTGGGTACCCTGCTGATCAATCTGCTCGGCTGCCTGCTGATCGGGCTGGTGCAGACGCTGGCGCTAGAGTTGATCGCCATGCCGCGCGAACTGCAGGTCTTGCTGGCGGTCGGGCTGCTGGGCGGCTTCACCACCTTCTCCTCGTTTAGCGTCGAAACGGTGCAGCTGCTGCGTCAGGGGGCGCTGCTGACGGCGCTGGCCTACCAGATGCTCTCGCTGGGCAGTGGCCTGCCGGCGGTGGTGTTGGGTAGCGCACTGGCGCGTTGGGCCCATCTCCGGTGTGTGCGCGGGAGGCGGCGATGATCGGCTGGATGCTACTGGGCGGTATTGCTGGCGCGCTAGCGCGCTACCACGGCGCACGCGTAATCCAGGCGCGTGTCGCGGGAAGCTTTCCGTTGGGTACGCTGCTGATCAACCTGAGCGGCTGTTGGGGGTTGGGCTTGCTGACCGGCTTGCTCGCCAGTCATCCCGCCTGGCCGGCTGATGGCTGGCGCCTGGTGCTGGGCGTGGGCTTTTTCGGCGGTTACACCACCTTCTCATCGTTTGCCTGGGAGACGGCGCAGCTCTGGCGTCAGGGGCAGCGCCGAGCTGCCGGGCTGAACCTGGCAGCCCAGGCCGGCCTGGGCGCGCTGCTGGCGGCAGCTGGCCTGCTGCTCGGCCTGCACTGGCCTTGGTGAGGTGCGCGATGGAGCCCATAGTCGAAATGCAACAGGTGCAGATCTTTACGCTGGAGAGCGCGCAGTGGCATGGTGAGCCACTCTACCTGGCGCTGCTCCAGCTGCTGCGGCGGCAGGGTGCCGCCGGCGCGACGGTGGTGCGCGGGCTGGCCGGTTTCGGCGCGCATCACCATCTGCATCGCGCAACGCTAGTCGAACTGGGCGCCGATCTGCCGCTGATCGTGATCTGGGTGGATCGCGCCGAGCGGGTGGCGCGCCTCCTGCCGCAAGTCCAGGCGATGGTCGGCGACGGGCTGATCACGGTCGCGCCCGTGACGGCCTACCAGCCCGCGCCGCCGATGCTGGCCGAGCTCCCCGCCGACCTGCGCGTGCGTGATGTGATGACGCGCGAGGTGGTCACGGCCCGGCCCGACACGCCGCTCAGCGAGCTGGCCGACCTGTTGCTACAGGGTGGTGTGCGCAGCGTGCCGATCGTTGATGACGGGCGGCGCGTCGTTGGCATCGTCACCGACGGCGACCTGCTGCGCCGCGGGCAGATGGCCTTGCCCCTGAGCATTCGCGAGGCGCTCACCGACGCCGAGGTGGCGGCGGCGGTGCCTCCCAGCGCTGGCCGCGCCGCCGAGATTATGACCCGCGAGGTGGTCTGCGCGCGCGACGATCTGCCGCTGCCGGCGCTGGTGGAGTTGCTGGCGCGGCATGGCTTCAAACGGCTGCCGGTGGTGGATCGCGATGGTCGTCTGGTGGGCATCGTCAGTCGCGCCGATGTGTTGCAGACGGTGGCGCATGTCGCGCCGGTAGTCGCGCCGCGGCTTTTCACCGGTCGGGCACAGCGCGTCGCCGAGGTGATGCAGCGCGAGGTCGCCACCGTGCGGCCCGACACGTCGCTGGTTGCTGTGGTCGAAGCGCTGGCCCAGATCGAGCAGCGGCGCGTGGTGGTCGTCGATGAACAGCGCCATGTGCTGGGGATCATCACCGATGGCGATGTGATCCGCCGCGCGACGGCCGAGGAGCGTCCCGGCATCGTGCAGCGCATGCTGGAACGCCTGCGTGGACAGGCCGGCGCCGGGCAACGGCAGTTGGTCGTCTCGGGCCGTCGCGCGGCGGATGTGATGACGGCGCCGGTGATCACCATCCATGCCGACGCGACGCCGCACGAGGCGATCCGCCTGATGTGGCGCCATCGCGTCAAGCGCCTGCCGGTGGTCGATCAGCAGGGGCGCCTGGTGGGCCTGATCGGGCGCGCTGGCGCGCTGCGGGCGCTGGCGCAGGATCAGCCCTCGGTTGGGGCTCCAGCCTAGCGCTCGCAGCCAACGCCATCGCGATCGCTATCCAGCCGATGCGGATCGGGCGGCAGCACGCGGAAGCGGCGGAAGGGCAGCTCGCCACAGTCCAGATCGGGCGGTGGTGGCGGAATGCACACGTCCGGGTAGCTGGGATGGCAACGGCTGCCCGACGGCGATGACGGCGGCGATGGGATTGGAATCGGCCCCGCTCCGGCCACCGGCGTCGGCACGGGCCCCGGCGCGGGACGGTCGCTATCACCGTTGCAGGTTGCCGGCGACCAGAGGCCCAGCTCGAGCCGGCGGGCGCGCGCTTCGGCGGCGCGGAAGATAGCCTGGTATTTGTAGGGCTGCGCGTACGTGTACTCGTGGGCATAGCCCTGCGCGATCAGCTCCAGATTGACCAGCCGTCCATCCGGTAGCCAGACGTAGCGCAGGATGCGTCCATAGCGATCGCGTGTCTCCTGGCTGGGATCGTCCTCCAGCAGCACGCGCTGGCCATCCAGCAGCCGGCGCGTCATGGCCGCGGCTTCCCGGCCAAAGCACTCCACCGGCCGGCGCGGATCGACCGTTTCCGGCGTATCGATACCGATCATGCGCAGGCGTTCGCGCACGGCGCCGAGTTGCACCTCAATGGTATCGCCATCGATCACCGCGACGACGCGCGCGCTGGGGAGTCCGGCGGGCGGTTGGGGGTAGTCCGCCGCGGGCGGCACGGGCGCGGTGGCGTGTAGCTCGTTGCCCAACAGGCCCAACAGCACCTTGTAGGGCTCGGGGTTGGTGGGATGCCATTCGAAGCGCGCGCGCTCGAACCACTGCGTCAGCACCGTGTCGCCGCTGCTGTTGGTCTCCATGCGCGCCGGCGAGATCGGGTAGCCGAAGAGCGCCAGCGACTCGCGCTCGCTGATGCCGCGGTCGCCCAGCTCCAGCCCATGCGTGCGCCAGTACTGCCAAAACGGCTCGAAACTAATCGCCTGGCCCGTCTGCGGGAAGTAGTGCGGGTCGCTGGGGTTGGCCTTGGGCAGTGTCTGCCAGTCGATGCCGAGCTGCTGCAGCCGCTCGACGCCCAGACGGCCCAGCAGCACATCGTAGGGCGTGGCGTTCTCGGGGTGCAGCTCGAAGCGGTTGCGCTCCATCCACTGCGTCACGTAGGTCTGGCCGGTGTCGCGGTTGAGCGCCGGCGCCTGGGCGCTGATCGGGAAGCCGAAGACCGGCAGCCCGCCGTTCTGCTCCCAGTACTGGCGGAAGCGTCCGGCGAGGCACTGGCCGGTCTGCGCGAAGCAGACATGATCGCGCTGGCCCATGGCCTCGGGCACAAGCGCCGCGCCCAGCGCCAGCAGGGCGGCCAGCAGGGTCAGCACAGGTCG encodes:
- a CDS encoding VC_2705 family sodium/solute symporter, with the protein product MSGEGLFMLILLIGATVTAGLLLLNWLFPLIDTRRSDELGDTALRPSASRVFLPVPILPRAAGAAPQEELPLPPERLRRYWRAQITLSAALLLIWGATVLLPPLFAAPLNRVRLAGFPLGYLLSAQGALAIFVLLIIGYDRLAARLDRRYDAGDQSRHSVTNWRRLVGLTLAFGGLLIALVLLETWGWLPPQASSWLLLLVTLLTYAVIGLRSRSHTLAEYYVAGRRVPPLINGLAIGADWMSAATFVALAGTLWRLGYEGLAYVMGWTGGYVLLAVLIAPYLRRFGQYTVPDFIGARYGPQARIVAAILSIVISFTYLTAQVTGVGIIMSQFLDVRYLLGVLVGLSAVLFCSFWGGMRAITWTQVAQCIILLIAYLVPVTWLAHRITGMPLPQLTYGRALNEIAALEGRLGLSDAYVAPFNDWTRANFIALALCLMMGTAGLPHLLARCLTTPSVGATRRSVSWGILTIVLLYSAIPAYAAFARREMLTDVIGRRLSELPAWIGHWERVGYLRVEDRNRDGRVQPDELEIREGVIVLAAPQMGELPHTITALVAVGGLAAALSTADGLLMVIAAAVAHDLYYRTYNPRASARRRLLLGRSMVLLAATLAALTALRRLGIIEQMVAWAFSLATATLFPALVLGIFWKRANGKGAVAGMLAGLAVTLSYMLTTLLDPDLAVLGIGDRAAGIWGLPINLLVTWLVSQLTSAPTRETRALVDLVRSPERHATASPSPIRSEIG
- a CDS encoding AAA family ATPase gives rise to the protein MSTFSLREFTPSTSASASTGPAVLQLPPEPATLAQTGLTMGFLAELALKHIYFAGVLAGQQLAEALHLPFLGVVDEVLNFLKEEEYVDIMGAQGGFYERSFQYVITAKGREKVHEVLDRSQYAGPAPVPLQAYIEAVKRQSIGQMVIDQQTIRRAFEGLVISDKLLDQIGPAANSARSLFLYGPPGNGKTTIAEGIARIMQGQVIVPYAVEVDGQVIKVFDPLNHQPIPQPASAPAASGVLLDPLVNEAQPRVDSRWVLCRRPVVVVGGELILQQLELIFDPVAKVYEAPYQMKANGGVFLIDDFGRQQCRPQDLLNRWIVPLEKRVDYLALQTGKKLEIPFDVLIIFSTNLDPKQLVDDAFLRRIRHKIEVPNPSPAEYREIFRLVCKSKNIPYSDEGLRYLLQEHYIKVGRELRCCHPRDLCDQILDEARYRSIPPQMTKELIDRACSAYFVKL
- a CDS encoding sensor histidine kinase → MNVLRTLRWKLFISHLLIIVIAVVVLLLTARFLASTSFAPPDATLSGQPLALDEAPPAHAPNAAAFQSILEQSLLVAAFAALGAAVIVSLFVSHRIVQPLQVISQVSRRMAQGSYHERTVLPSDDELAELSRSINQLAEALEHTERRRMALIADVAHELRTPLTTIEGYMEGLLDGMIQPGPRTYSLVLRESARLQRLVNELALLSRIEAGEIQVRPRMLALADVVTAVSEQIMPLCEAQHLRLVVDLPRDLPPIWADPDRLSQILLNLLGNALRYTPVGGTITISARPLEGAVQITVRDTGIGIAPEHLPHLFERFYRVDKSRTRSSGGTGIGLTIARHLVHAHGGEIWAESDGPGTGAAFHLTLPALVTDDVLVTVA
- a CDS encoding cellulase family glycosylhydrolase encodes the protein MRVWRAILIACALVTGAAQLLTPRTYPPPRLGPQQQVVTANPKIGVHLRLSGTEDEALLQRELSQVREMGAAWVVDLFPWAYVQPRGRRSFDWRGADLLVAHARRQGLQIIARLDIVPAWARPRRSTDRFLDPPHYDDFARYAAAFAARYRDQVPMIVIWNEPNLVFEWGSRPPDPQAYAALLKRVYPAVKQANPTMLIAAGALSPGADVPGTRMDDLAYLRAMLDAGAPFDVLAVHAYGAQAPADEPPHPDRVNFRRVEVYRDLLRARGLAQPLVITEGGWNDHPRWHGAVSPADRLRWTVDAYRLAAAWDDVMAVCLWQFRGPITHTYHDNYNFVAADGTPKAIYWAVQAYARAGVP